One segment of Acidianus sp. HS-5 DNA contains the following:
- a CDS encoding phospholipase D family protein — MKPCINLLECIDSGVRAVKIAVAYVKKSGVNRFSEFLQNTKECLIIASLDFGITELEGLKELRKLGCNVYLYNGGNEFHPKVYVLDYGHKKIAVIGSSNLSEGAITGKNIEFNLIVEEDEIVREAEVFINKLLTESNPVTDDLISQLEKNGYEKIRRAVYDKPGEVILSLLRKRDKYCEGFIKLYEEIQKYKVSGNLIGIRDKIHEMTINKIVCDLTSYGIDVKVSEKKVAHGPDIIIDTEKSKVRIKVQGMVLPNKTAIIHNLDFDYFIIVLIIDFNSVEYFILDKNEIEGLVKKGGIRFNRKLNSYNILSETYKMYKSNLDDFIKKLLL, encoded by the coding sequence ATGAAACCTTGCATTAACCTCTTAGAATGCATAGACTCCGGAGTCAGAGCGGTAAAGATTGCCGTAGCTTACGTTAAGAAATCAGGCGTTAACAGGTTCAGCGAATTTTTACAGAATACTAAGGAATGTTTAATAATAGCCTCTCTAGACTTCGGAATAACAGAACTTGAGGGGCTCAAGGAGTTAAGAAAGCTGGGATGTAACGTTTACTTGTACAATGGCGGTAATGAGTTCCACCCCAAGGTCTACGTGCTCGATTACGGGCATAAGAAAATCGCCGTAATAGGTTCCTCAAATTTAAGTGAAGGTGCAATTACCGGTAAGAATATTGAATTTAACCTAATAGTTGAAGAAGATGAAATAGTAAGGGAAGCAGAAGTCTTCATTAACAAACTCCTTACCGAGTCGAATCCGGTTACCGACGACCTCATATCCCAGCTGGAGAAAAATGGGTACGAGAAGATCAGAAGAGCGGTATACGATAAGCCGGGGGAGGTTATACTATCCTTATTGAGGAAAAGGGATAAGTATTGTGAAGGGTTCATTAAGCTATATGAAGAGATCCAGAAATACAAAGTGAGTGGGAATCTGATAGGCATAAGGGATAAAATTCATGAAATGACGATAAATAAGATTGTGTGCGATCTAACATCGTACGGAATAGATGTAAAAGTGAGCGAGAAAAAGGTAGCTCATGGGCCAGACATAATTATAGATACTGAAAAGTCTAAAGTAAGGATCAAAGTTCAAGGTATGGTTCTGCCTAATAAGACTGCAATAATACATAATTTAGATTTTGACTATTTTATAATAGTATTAATAATAGATTTTAATAGTGTGGAATATTTCATACTTGACAAAAATGAGATAGAGGGACTAGTTAAAAAGGGTGGTATAAGATTTAATCGGAAATTGAACTCTTATAATATATTATCTGAAACATACAAAATGTATAAAAGTAATCTAGATGATTTTATAAAAAAGCTCCTATTGTAG
- a CDS encoding DUF87 domain-containing protein: MFGRNKLNFFSYEVFPRVDTKYNAEFLLRVLGNVFALGFYRDEKLLHIYVKTIATDNTLRQYFDVKQTEYPTNFRYFALAKLKREKDFYEIHEFSDLQSFLSSLEAGQGMMIWFSLEPTLKELHYGRISKLQQLAQQGSEMHKQQIQQIRDKMKDPLYLIKLILLDSERKRLKLTAKQFEAYSTLRLSWEIPLLKVSDNTIYKIINAPPKLSYFYALLNEKKWVHVPKSNVSQLLIIPDPSVLPTTVGRGAPLPTVIPEREGFRVGINPETNKEVKLELEDLQRHMYVIGGTGAGKTSFLGTLITNFMKAYPESVVVLIDPNGDFAEQLASEMANYEKLIYVDPVQATVAVNPLSIPDGIPKDQAELLAESNVKEIFEQLFALKAGAVYVEYVIINALKILYMKSRNPTFADLYDIILKLRSGELDLPVNDPTWEEKLQQFQELEETTYVSALSRLEEYATNPLLKRLFSSDSIVDVLEPGNLIVINASNAYIGDKASFLMIAGWVYKLWYSALIRRALRKKLIPVLTVIDEFEVISDLSIVDTILSQARKFYMHLVLAHQHTGQLKPEMLKSIFSNTAVKVLMRTAGDDAENLSKVDRDFASKIERILPKLEPGEAVMTVMPRKQGDPATPFKVKFDYTELKFDQSKLDSIIKRMKEKYRVEEIKDDVLSLVNPLFKYIEKPNPLEQQILYNIYISRTESSNHSIYLVDLLKKLGVDRDKIENVINKLEAAGYISVEKIRNKKLLIYGKGLFGNVKSVAPSEEGRKLAMKVMLRYMRNKYYVATVKQTPDLAARPDLVAIPLDQNYTLRYDQTIAIEIESCNEINVHPEQVVRNWRKESVRDFAEVHSWTYEECFSKLQELYNQLSDEEKKKVKIYALKVKKTEQKEKNMTLTGELTQRKTKAVQGESKAVTANSSIVATTSTANNNNSNGKGPEGPKPAEADTSSATATTNTNSNNGKGPKLTGELTQQGRVQLKGITIDIIGREDSKYIVQIGKDRYYIDKEYMEMLLKIKKDQELVRDIKIEDLNLKIDFGGADYTIPLVPL, encoded by the coding sequence TTGTTCGGAAGGAATAAGTTAAACTTTTTCAGTTACGAGGTGTTCCCCAGGGTAGATACAAAATACAATGCAGAATTCCTATTGAGGGTTTTAGGGAATGTTTTTGCATTAGGGTTCTACAGAGACGAAAAACTATTACATATTTACGTCAAGACTATTGCAACTGATAATACATTACGTCAATACTTCGATGTAAAACAAACGGAATACCCTACTAACTTCAGATATTTCGCTTTGGCTAAGCTAAAGAGAGAGAAGGACTTCTACGAGATCCATGAGTTTAGTGATTTGCAGAGCTTCCTCAGCAGCTTAGAAGCAGGACAGGGAATGATGATCTGGTTTAGTTTAGAGCCAACATTGAAGGAATTACACTACGGTAGAATTAGTAAATTACAGCAACTGGCACAACAAGGGAGCGAGATGCATAAACAGCAAATTCAGCAAATCCGTGATAAGATGAAAGACCCGCTCTACTTGATCAAGCTAATTCTTCTGGATAGCGAGAGAAAGAGGCTTAAACTGACGGCCAAACAGTTTGAAGCTTACAGTACGCTGAGGCTGTCATGGGAAATCCCGCTCCTTAAAGTAAGTGATAATACAATATATAAGATAATCAACGCCCCACCGAAACTATCATATTTCTACGCTCTCTTAAACGAGAAGAAGTGGGTCCACGTCCCTAAGAGTAACGTCTCACAACTCTTGATTATTCCGGATCCCAGCGTATTGCCTACTACCGTAGGAAGAGGAGCTCCATTACCAACAGTAATTCCAGAGAGGGAGGGCTTCCGCGTCGGCATAAACCCAGAGACAAATAAAGAAGTAAAACTGGAGCTGGAGGACCTACAGAGGCACATGTATGTCATTGGGGGAACCGGTGCTGGCAAAACATCATTCTTAGGAACGCTGATAACCAATTTTATGAAAGCATACCCGGAAAGCGTAGTAGTACTCATTGATCCCAACGGCGATTTTGCTGAACAATTGGCTTCGGAAATGGCCAATTATGAGAAGCTAATTTATGTAGATCCCGTTCAAGCAACTGTAGCCGTCAACCCGCTCAGTATCCCAGACGGGATCCCAAAGGACCAAGCGGAGCTGCTAGCAGAGAGCAATGTAAAAGAGATCTTCGAACAGCTCTTTGCTTTGAAAGCAGGAGCTGTTTACGTAGAATACGTCATTATCAACGCATTAAAGATCCTGTATATGAAGTCAAGGAACCCAACCTTCGCCGACCTATACGATATTATCCTGAAGTTGAGGTCTGGCGAGCTTGATCTTCCCGTCAACGACCCAACATGGGAAGAGAAACTGCAACAGTTCCAAGAGTTAGAAGAAACTACTTACGTGTCCGCTTTAAGCAGATTAGAAGAATACGCTACTAACCCATTATTGAAGAGGCTGTTCTCATCGGATTCAATAGTAGACGTCCTGGAGCCAGGTAATTTGATAGTAATAAATGCAAGCAACGCTTACATCGGCGACAAGGCGTCGTTCCTAATGATTGCAGGCTGGGTATATAAGCTGTGGTATTCTGCACTGATAAGGAGGGCACTAAGGAAGAAGCTAATCCCTGTACTGACCGTTATCGACGAGTTTGAGGTCATCTCTGACTTGTCAATAGTAGATACTATCCTCTCACAAGCGAGGAAGTTTTACATGCACCTTGTCTTGGCACATCAGCATACCGGCCAGCTGAAGCCCGAGATGCTGAAGTCAATATTCAGTAACACGGCTGTCAAGGTGCTCATGAGGACGGCGGGTGATGATGCAGAGAACTTAAGCAAAGTGGATCGTGACTTTGCAAGTAAAATAGAGAGAATACTTCCGAAGCTGGAACCTGGGGAAGCGGTCATGACAGTGATGCCGAGGAAACAAGGCGACCCAGCTACACCGTTCAAAGTAAAATTTGATTATACAGAGCTGAAGTTCGACCAGAGCAAATTGGATAGCATAATTAAGAGAATGAAAGAGAAGTACAGGGTCGAAGAGATAAAAGACGACGTCCTATCGCTAGTAAATCCATTATTTAAATACATAGAAAAACCGAATCCGTTAGAACAACAAATACTTTACAATATCTATATATCAAGAACCGAAAGTAGTAATCACAGCATCTATTTAGTAGACTTGTTAAAGAAGTTAGGAGTGGACAGGGACAAAATTGAGAATGTGATAAATAAGCTAGAAGCTGCCGGTTACATAAGCGTCGAGAAAATAAGGAATAAGAAATTATTGATATATGGAAAGGGCTTGTTTGGGAACGTTAAAAGTGTTGCCCCGTCGGAAGAGGGAAGAAAACTCGCAATGAAAGTTATGTTGAGATATATGAGAAATAAGTACTATGTAGCGACTGTAAAGCAGACTCCAGACTTAGCAGCTAGGCCGGATCTTGTCGCTATCCCTCTAGATCAGAACTATACATTGAGATATGACCAAACAATTGCTATCGAAATCGAGAGCTGCAACGAGATTAATGTTCACCCTGAGCAAGTAGTAAGGAACTGGCGTAAAGAAAGCGTCAGAGACTTTGCGGAAGTGCACAGCTGGACCTATGAAGAATGTTTCAGCAAGTTACAGGAGCTCTATAATCAACTTTCTGATGAAGAGAAGAAGAAAGTGAAAATCTACGCTTTGAAAGTAAAGAAGACTGAGCAGAAAGAAAAGAATATGACGTTAACCGGGGAGTTAACGCAGAGGAAAACTAAAGCTGTCCAGGGCGAAAGTAAAGCTGTAACTGCTAACAGCAGCATTGTCGCTACAACTAGTACTGCAAATAACAATAATAGCAATGGAAAAGGACCAGAAGGACCTAAGCCCGCTGAAGCAGACACTAGCAGCGCTACCGCCACAACTAACACTAATAGTAATAATGGAAAAGGACCTAAGTTAACTGGGGAGTTAACGCAACAAGGAAGAGTGCAGCTTAAGGGCATAACAATAGATATTATCGGAAGGGAGGACAGTAAATATATTGTGCAGATCGGCAAAGACAGATATTACATAGATAAGGAATATATGGAAATGCTACTGAAGATAAAAAAAGATCAAGAGTTAGTCCGTGATATAAAAATAGAAGACCTTAACTTAAAGATAGACTTTGGAGGGGCGGATTATACTATTCCTTTGGTGCCCTTATGA
- a CDS encoding ATP-binding protein, with product MFSLGKKEEKPKQKQVKQKPQKPSYWYEVDPTPFELLSDAERDRIEGTFTEMLNVINDGTIIIKKSTDTYKYENEVFEITFYKFIVKSDVQLSDEFFNARQIDAPSRPKVVKEYPRYVKLENGLLAQSAVVYRYPLLLPEGFLYEYFDLADEIVLKFRSLDPIKSASMVDTVRRRLESIASTDSSSYTLQKLEKVKQLQAVIGGNAKLLEYYVWFVYYGKDEAELKEKYNQLKLVAKSRLLDIDIPVFFQKTLYEYSVEVNSPIPFANKIIPKYVDTITAATFYPFINENLVDEGGIFLGVSDSGSPIIFNPYRRQNHNIVILGATGSGKSMTTKVMLKRLKEKYEGLYIAGIDPENEYVIHSKLFGAEPLIVQPGQKLGLDPIRFMTEGLLQLEEVADLLADFYLPENDIVLRNKLRKDLFEISTTDTKEFLAILQQKDPEIYNYLAVMDAPPDTFVFNGGTIDFTRNVIVGLNKLGNNRRLKALVMSLLSVLFTKVLFSNKNKGFFFIDEAWLFVNYPATMGILENLARRARKYSKGLMFVTQRPEDVAKNEAGKTILEQAATSVLLGQNESAIPTLKEIYNLRNEEAEELVTAEKGRGIIRSGKYVLRIQVQPTSEEFEMFKTTGHWGGE from the coding sequence GTGTTTTCGTTAGGTAAGAAGGAGGAAAAGCCTAAACAGAAGCAGGTTAAGCAAAAACCGCAGAAGCCTTCCTATTGGTATGAGGTAGACCCTACACCTTTCGAACTATTAAGCGATGCAGAGAGGGATAGGATTGAGGGAACTTTTACTGAGATGCTGAATGTCATCAATGATGGGACTATAATTATCAAAAAATCAACCGATACTTACAAATATGAAAATGAAGTATTTGAAATAACTTTCTATAAATTTATAGTGAAGAGTGACGTTCAGCTGAGCGATGAGTTCTTCAACGCAAGGCAGATAGATGCTCCTTCTAGACCCAAAGTAGTTAAGGAGTATCCCAGGTACGTAAAACTAGAGAACGGGCTTTTGGCACAAAGTGCTGTAGTATATCGTTATCCTTTGCTCTTACCTGAGGGGTTCCTTTATGAGTATTTCGACCTCGCTGACGAGATAGTGCTTAAGTTCAGAAGCTTAGATCCTATAAAATCGGCATCGATGGTAGACACTGTTAGGCGTAGACTCGAATCCATAGCTTCCACAGATTCCTCAAGCTATACATTACAAAAATTAGAAAAAGTAAAACAGCTTCAAGCGGTAATAGGAGGAAACGCAAAGCTCCTAGAATATTATGTCTGGTTTGTCTATTACGGAAAGGATGAGGCCGAACTTAAAGAAAAGTACAATCAATTGAAATTAGTAGCTAAATCAAGGCTGTTAGATATTGACATACCAGTATTCTTCCAGAAGACGTTATATGAATATAGTGTTGAGGTGAATTCGCCTATCCCTTTCGCTAATAAGATAATACCTAAGTATGTAGATACGATAACTGCAGCAACATTTTATCCGTTCATCAATGAGAACCTAGTCGACGAGGGAGGGATCTTCCTTGGGGTATCAGATTCTGGGTCACCTATAATATTCAACCCGTACAGACGACAGAATCATAATATTGTAATTTTAGGAGCCACTGGGAGCGGAAAAAGTATGACTACTAAAGTTATGCTTAAACGTCTCAAAGAGAAGTATGAAGGCCTATATATAGCAGGGATAGACCCCGAAAACGAGTACGTTATCCACTCGAAGTTATTCGGCGCCGAGCCCCTCATAGTGCAACCAGGACAGAAGTTGGGGCTTGACCCTATCAGGTTTATGACGGAGGGGCTATTACAGTTGGAGGAAGTAGCAGACCTACTCGCAGACTTCTACTTGCCTGAGAACGATATAGTACTTAGGAATAAACTGAGGAAAGACTTATTCGAAATAAGTACCACTGATACCAAAGAATTTCTAGCTATATTACAGCAGAAAGACCCAGAGATATACAACTACTTAGCTGTAATGGACGCTCCTCCGGACACCTTCGTGTTTAACGGGGGCACGATAGATTTTACGAGGAACGTCATAGTGGGGCTTAACAAACTAGGCAACAACAGGAGGCTTAAGGCTTTAGTAATGTCATTACTTTCAGTCCTGTTTACTAAAGTGCTGTTTAGTAACAAGAACAAAGGTTTCTTCTTCATAGATGAAGCCTGGTTGTTCGTTAACTATCCTGCAACTATGGGAATTCTAGAGAACCTTGCCAGGAGGGCGAGAAAATATAGCAAAGGATTAATGTTTGTTACGCAACGTCCTGAGGACGTAGCCAAAAATGAGGCGGGGAAGACGATATTAGAACAGGCAGCTACTTCGGTCCTTTTAGGGCAAAACGAGTCTGCGATCCCTACGCTCAAGGAAATATACAACCTAAGGAATGAGGAGGCTGAAGAGTTGGTTACGGCAGAGAAAGGAAGGGGTATAATACGATCAGGAAAATACGTCCTAAGGATCCAAGTTCAGCCTACATCTGAGGAATTTGAGATGTTCAAGACGACGGGACACTGGGGAGGCGAATGA
- a CDS encoding helicase C-terminal domain-containing protein yields the protein MEANVQMSITLREWQRSYLNVAVDQLRKEGTLLLQAPPGSGKTLFALKTSLNVGGTIIYLTRTHNEFTSVKREADRLGLNVAFVFGKASVCPFAQGNEDPEEIDCKSCKLNGKIKDMSNLSPSQIIAEAKKASDYCPYQSLKAKIGNADIITSSYLYFFLSKLRRSILKEIGDKEITVVVDEAHNLLFSDEWFKRRIGKRTVKNALEELKVVRRESRISVDKAKEYLTILYDFINKLDEGSGCKQLPLFPQPDKEALSQIVSAMKTYVNLIKGPIKRSSLRSIVNFFSESGDVYNCNGSLVIIPNKSWDKISSALRSAKYVILMSGTLPDLGISGYKVDVNIKVGKAEWYYCRNITSKAKVRNSEAPKYAEVLERIYKLSESNVLTFFPNYEFKNLVKENIRNIPVLEEDKKGITHEEMLELMSSGKYLVLLVMRAKESEGVEFRIGNKNLFDSVVLAGLPYPDITDSIVVNRIKRIAEQTKRSEEEIAHQLTAIVIKQTIGRAFRDPNDYVKIYLCDSRYKEYFSDLGVSEKEIKLFG from the coding sequence GTGGAGGCTAATGTGCAAATGTCAATAACGCTCAGGGAGTGGCAGAGGAGCTATTTGAACGTTGCGGTTGATCAACTCAGAAAAGAGGGGACTTTACTACTTCAGGCTCCGCCAGGCTCTGGGAAAACGCTTTTCGCATTGAAAACTTCCCTCAATGTAGGGGGTACAATAATCTATCTAACTAGGACACATAACGAATTCACTTCAGTAAAGAGGGAGGCTGATAGGTTAGGGTTAAACGTAGCTTTCGTTTTCGGTAAAGCTTCGGTATGTCCTTTTGCCCAGGGTAATGAGGACCCCGAAGAGATAGACTGCAAGAGCTGTAAGTTGAACGGAAAGATCAAGGACATGAGTAACCTTTCGCCTTCTCAGATTATAGCAGAGGCTAAAAAGGCAAGTGATTATTGTCCCTACCAATCATTAAAGGCTAAGATAGGCAATGCGGATATAATAACATCATCCTACCTCTACTTCTTCCTATCGAAATTGAGGAGATCAATACTGAAGGAAATCGGGGATAAGGAAATAACGGTGGTAGTAGATGAAGCACATAACTTGTTATTTTCCGACGAGTGGTTTAAGAGGAGGATAGGGAAGAGGACTGTTAAGAATGCTCTGGAGGAGCTGAAAGTTGTAAGGAGGGAAAGTAGGATAAGTGTGGATAAGGCTAAGGAGTACCTAACAATACTTTACGACTTTATTAACAAACTCGATGAGGGGTCTGGCTGTAAACAGTTACCGCTGTTTCCTCAGCCCGATAAGGAAGCGTTAAGCCAGATAGTCAGTGCAATGAAGACTTACGTTAATCTGATTAAAGGACCTATTAAGAGGAGCAGTTTAAGGAGTATAGTGAACTTCTTCAGCGAAAGCGGTGATGTATACAACTGTAACGGGAGCCTTGTCATAATTCCGAATAAATCGTGGGATAAGATAAGTTCGGCTTTGAGGAGTGCTAAATATGTTATATTAATGAGCGGGACTTTGCCGGATTTGGGGATAAGCGGGTACAAGGTCGATGTTAATATTAAGGTAGGTAAAGCTGAGTGGTATTATTGTAGGAACATAACTTCTAAAGCAAAAGTAAGGAATAGTGAAGCTCCTAAATACGCTGAAGTGTTAGAAAGGATCTATAAGTTAAGTGAGTCTAACGTTTTGACATTCTTCCCTAACTACGAGTTTAAGAACCTCGTTAAGGAAAATATTAGGAATATCCCGGTTCTTGAGGAGGATAAAAAAGGGATTACTCATGAGGAAATGTTAGAGTTAATGAGTAGCGGTAAATATCTGGTCCTTTTAGTGATGAGGGCTAAGGAAAGTGAAGGCGTCGAGTTCAGAATAGGGAATAAGAACCTATTTGACAGTGTAGTTTTAGCTGGATTGCCTTACCCAGATATCACGGATTCCATAGTAGTTAATAGGATAAAGAGGATAGCGGAACAGACTAAGAGGAGTGAGGAGGAAATTGCCCATCAACTAACTGCAATAGTGATTAAGCAGACTATCGGTAGGGCTTTTCGTGACCCGAACGATTATGTTAAGATTTACCTTTGTGACAGTCGTTATAAGGAGTACTTTTCAGACTTGGGTGTTTCTGAAAAAGAGATTAAGCTTTTTGGATAA
- a CDS encoding ParB N-terminal domain-containing protein, which translates to MSSTLSYTEEIVPIERLKEDEEFRSLVPPNNMKEQLASSIAKNGQTLPIDVDSDYVILDGYTRISIMKNLNFKEVKVRKWNFKSSEDRVTAYKLISMLNLQRRHLEKNEVLKLLREIAERILREQKKKESNINLEQNKGTEKNSVQSQKLSPSGDNLEQNSEINIKPRELETAMKQIKDEGESKVVTDSDIQKYSIISTIPYLRQLVDDGKISLRTAYELYTKAKDKLQKIANLPSTERNQLLTTKEGRKIILERDDLLQQILDHKMAVSQAINKLKVDEKLAKSKRKPRAKDEYAETDEEEFNETEEGQRELDESNDEEYPFVEDWKKASEEEEAKQRLTPQFTANISGNQNEYLQELDRLGSSLRIPKEIVSQFNEKGFFEILDRSVIAKIEDRIYVINEDALRDLEQGRSERWKELTELLSKANLIVPDEGGIYTVMWRLMCKCQ; encoded by the coding sequence ATGAGTTCTACATTATCCTATACTGAAGAAATAGTTCCTATTGAGAGATTGAAAGAAGATGAGGAATTCAGGTCACTAGTGCCCCCTAATAACATGAAGGAACAGCTAGCCTCCAGTATTGCAAAGAACGGCCAAACATTGCCGATAGATGTAGATTCAGACTATGTTATTCTCGATGGATATACCAGGATATCAATAATGAAGAATCTGAACTTTAAGGAAGTTAAAGTAAGAAAATGGAATTTCAAGAGTTCAGAGGACAGAGTTACAGCATATAAACTTATTTCAATGCTGAACTTACAGAGAAGACATCTAGAGAAAAATGAAGTTTTAAAACTTCTTAGAGAGATTGCTGAGAGGATATTAAGAGAACAAAAGAAAAAAGAATCCAACATAAACCTAGAACAAAATAAAGGTACTGAAAAAAATTCAGTGCAAAGCCAAAAATTGTCGCCAAGTGGCGACAATTTAGAGCAGAATAGTGAAATTAACATTAAGCCTAGAGAATTGGAAACAGCAATGAAGCAAATTAAGGATGAAGGAGAGTCTAAAGTAGTCACGGATTCTGATATTCAGAAGTACTCTATCATAAGCACAATACCGTACTTAAGGCAACTAGTTGATGATGGGAAAATTTCACTTAGAACTGCATATGAATTATATACTAAAGCTAAGGATAAGCTTCAAAAGATTGCTAATCTTCCTTCAACAGAAAGGAATCAGCTCCTTACTACAAAAGAAGGAAGAAAGATCATCTTAGAGAGAGACGATCTACTACAGCAAATTTTAGACCATAAGATGGCTGTTTCTCAAGCAATTAACAAACTAAAGGTGGATGAGAAGTTAGCTAAGTCTAAGAGAAAGCCCAGGGCAAAAGATGAGTATGCCGAAACTGATGAGGAAGAGTTCAATGAGACTGAAGAAGGACAGAGAGAGTTAGATGAAAGTAATGACGAAGAATATCCTTTCGTAGAGGATTGGAAAAAAGCAAGTGAGGAGGAAGAGGCTAAACAGCGGTTAACCCCCCAGTTTACCGCAAATATTTCTGGAAATCAGAACGAATATTTGCAGGAGCTTGATAGGTTAGGCAGTTCTCTTAGAATCCCTAAGGAAATTGTTAGCCAGTTTAACGAGAAGGGCTTCTTCGAGATCCTGGACAGATCCGTAATAGCGAAAATAGAAGACAGAATTTACGTAATTAATGAAGACGCATTAAGGGATTTAGAACAAGGAAGATCGGAAAGATGGAAAGAACTTACGGAATTATTATCTAAGGCAAACCTAATAGTCCCGGATGAAGGTGGGATTTACACCGTAATGTGGAGGCTAATGTGCAAATGTCAATAA
- a CDS encoding transcriptional regulator produces MPQNIYPIYYIQTLKELEKKESTKRELREKLNLTNSRLYRAIYKLQIDGLITKEVRNEEEFWKLTEKGREYLKQLKELVTA; encoded by the coding sequence ATGCCTCAGAACATATATCCGATCTACTATATTCAAACACTAAAGGAGTTAGAGAAGAAGGAAAGCACAAAAAGGGAATTAAGAGAAAAACTGAATCTGACAAACAGTAGACTATACAGGGCAATTTACAAATTACAAATAGACGGATTGATAACTAAAGAAGTAAGAAACGAAGAAGAGTTCTGGAAACTTACTGAAAAGGGAAGGGAATATTTGAAGCAGTTGAAGGAGCTGGTGACGGCATAA
- a CDS encoding GNAT family N-acetyltransferase: MPTNIQPYDTISTPLGDCYIYTIHSSFLNKLSTFDCGEAEQNDFIKRLATGHYLTGINHTFLLICGNDLAGFVTFSSYSFDFKNNADEIRNTIKEEFNKKSLTHSFEVNFSKLPVILLGQLGIDKKYQGKGIGRAFVKNFIIPYSLSYCISNSCIGILVYTKTSKKFYEKLDFQLIYNSKDGGANYFYSLYKNVLEVRYRTFFA; encoded by the coding sequence TTGCCTACAAATATTCAGCCTTACGATACTATTTCAACTCCTTTAGGTGATTGTTATATTTACACAATTCATTCATCTTTCCTAAATAAGCTCAGTACATTTGATTGTGGAGAGGCAGAGCAAAACGACTTTATAAAGAGACTTGCTACAGGGCATTATTTAACAGGAATAAACCACACTTTTCTACTAATTTGCGGTAATGATTTAGCAGGTTTCGTTACGTTTTCTAGTTATTCTTTTGACTTTAAGAATAATGCAGACGAGATAAGGAATACAATAAAGGAGGAGTTTAATAAGAAAAGTTTAACTCATAGTTTTGAGGTAAATTTCTCAAAGCTTCCCGTGATTCTTTTAGGGCAATTAGGGATAGATAAAAAATATCAAGGTAAAGGAATAGGGAGAGCTTTCGTTAAGAACTTCATAATTCCCTATTCATTAAGTTACTGTATTAGTAATAGTTGCATAGGAATTTTAGTTTACACAAAAACTTCTAAGAAATTTTACGAAAAACTAGATTTTCAGTTAATTTACAATAGCAAAGATGGAGGTGCGAATTACTTTTACTCATTATATAAAAACGTGTTAGAGGTCAGGTATAGGACTTTTTTTGCTTAA
- a CDS encoding ribbon-helix-helix protein, CopG family, giving the protein MAISFKSIRKLSATEFELDINYVFTTTFKVPSELMKKYEEICKKEHYIKSDLLRAWITSFLALSPAEQDIIVKTYTKMELKDRRIFGIRLVDEVMNELDEIAKRNNVSRSDVIRSIMVFKIERYERTGEFDL; this is encoded by the coding sequence ATGGCTATATCATTCAAGAGTATTAGAAAACTTTCAGCTACGGAATTTGAACTAGATATAAACTACGTCTTTACGACTACTTTCAAAGTTCCTTCAGAATTGATGAAGAAGTATGAGGAAATATGTAAGAAAGAACATTACATTAAAAGCGACCTGCTTAGGGCTTGGATAACATCGTTCTTAGCTTTATCTCCTGCAGAACAGGATATAATCGTAAAAACCTACACCAAAATGGAATTGAAAGATAGGAGGATATTCGGTATTAGATTAGTAGATGAGGTAATGAATGAGCTGGATGAAATTGCAAAAAGGAATAATGTCAGTAGGTCAGACGTAATACGTTCTATCATGGTGTTTAAAATTGAAAGATATGAAAGAACTGGAGAATTTGATTTATAA